The following proteins are encoded in a genomic region of Mustela erminea isolate mMusErm1 chromosome 3, mMusErm1.Pri, whole genome shotgun sequence:
- the LOC116587210 gene encoding LOW QUALITY PROTEIN: translation machinery-associated protein 7-like (The sequence of the model RefSeq protein was modified relative to this genomic sequence to represent the inferred CDS: inserted 1 base in 1 codon), translated as MSCCDGDKKKPLKQPKKQAKEMDXDKAFKQKQKEKQKQEELKTKATGKGPLATGGINRSGKREASDSA; from the exons ATGTCTTGCTGCGATGGTGACAAGAAGAAGCCTCTGAAACAGCCCAAGAAGCAGGCCAAGGAGATGG GAGATAAAGCATTcaagcagaaacagaaagagaagcagaagcaagaaGAGCTAAAAACGAAAGCCACAGGGAAGGGGCCCCTGGCCACAGGTGGAATTAACAGATCTGGCAAAAGGGAAGCCAGTGACAGTGCCTGA